A genomic window from Mesorhizobium sp. 131-2-1 includes:
- a CDS encoding Hsp20/alpha crystallin family protein: protein MAIRDLIPWGRESSQLSDMYRDLQRGGDPFMTLHREMNRLFDDAMRGFETRMPSFGGAFAGQAWPSVEISDSETDIHVTAEIPGMEEKDIEVLLDDGVLTLRGEKRAETEDKGKQFSERFYGRFERRIPLGYEVEEDKVHANFRNGVLTVTLPKTKRAQTKARRIAVNEGKASSAKH, encoded by the coding sequence ATGGCAATCCGTGATCTCATTCCCTGGGGCCGGGAGAGCAGCCAGCTCTCCGACATGTATCGCGATCTCCAGCGGGGGGGCGACCCCTTCATGACGCTGCATCGCGAGATGAACCGCCTGTTCGACGATGCCATGCGCGGCTTCGAAACGCGCATGCCGTCCTTCGGCGGGGCCTTTGCCGGGCAAGCCTGGCCAAGCGTGGAAATCTCCGACAGCGAGACGGACATCCACGTGACCGCCGAGATTCCCGGCATGGAGGAAAAGGACATCGAGGTGCTGCTTGACGACGGCGTGCTGACGCTGCGCGGCGAGAAGCGCGCCGAGACTGAGGACAAGGGCAAGCAATTCTCCGAACGCTTCTACGGCCGCTTCGAGCGGCGCATCCCGCTCGGCTACGAAGTCGAGGAGGACAAGGTCCACGCCAACTTCCGCAACGGCGTGCTCACGGTGACGCTGCCCAAGACCAAGCGCGCCCAGACCAAGGCCAGGCGCATTGCCGTCAACGAAGGCAAGGCAAGCAGCGCCAAGCATTGA